One Gossypium hirsutum isolate 1008001.06 chromosome A11, Gossypium_hirsutum_v2.1, whole genome shotgun sequence genomic window carries:
- the LOC107946025 gene encoding uncharacterized protein, translating into MVEPKSKIESIREWVVDHKLRTVGCLWLSGIAGSIAYNWSQPGMKTSVKIIHARLHAQALTLAALAGAAAVEYYDHRNRAKADPYAKFLPADGYSHKD; encoded by the exons ATGGTGGAACCTAAGAGCAAGATTGAATCAATAAGGGAATGGGTCGTTGATCACAAGCTTAGAACTGTTG ggTGTCTGTGGCTGAGCGGTATTGCGGGTTCTATTGCCTACAATTGGTCTCAACCTGGTATGAAAACCAGCGTTAAAATTATTCACGCTAG GTTGCATGCGCAAGCCCTTACGTTGGCAGCATTAGCCGGTGCTGCAGCTGTGGAATACTATGATCATAGGAACAGAGCCAAAGCTGATCCATATGCAAAGTTCCTTCCGGCCGATGGATACTCGCACAAGGATTAG